From Schizosaccharomyces pombe strain 972h- genome assembly, chromosome: II, the proteins below share one genomic window:
- the dus2 gene encoding tRNA dihydrouridine synthase Dus2 has product MGLLNYSNKVCLAPMVRIGELPMRLLALRYGANLVWGPEIVDKALLSGTPVERVVNDRINCIDFVKPPSNKVLFRVHPLEANRLIFQLGSASPELAVEAAKLVANDVAGIDLNCGCPKHFSVHAGMGAGLLKNQDRLVSILDALVNEIGKPYKISISCKIRLLETKEDTLKLVERICDTGVRAITVHCRTTPMRNTEPADRSYLSEIVGVCRNKDVSILVNGDVLSYNDGLDVIEKYGVDGVLIARAAERNVSCFRIEGPLSSFKVAEEFLKMALEVDNNFGNTKYCLNQIMQGSFRKNVRQLAQTAKTYEDLKKAFEIEYKHSDASSVCPTLEKEKSLVISFVDLPSFLESLLASNILKQLSRLHFTKIFAVSEEEDICKQLDDIHEKFLCHGIALSLISADNLASAIASAHLVICMEKDESIMNEAVCDQKITIRLPINSNTNEAVVECENKSMQSKHALDIIQERIKDLEEKAQVV; this is encoded by the exons ATGGGTCTGCTAAATTATAGCAATAAAGTATGTCTAGCTCCCATGGTTAGGATTGGGGAACTTCCCATGAGGTTATTAGCACTTCGATATGGCGCTAATCTAGTATGGGGGCCAGAAATTGTGGATAAAGCTCTTCTGAGTGGAACACCTGTAGAAAGAGTCGTAAATG aTAGGATCAATTGCATCGATTTTGTTAAACCACCTAGCAATAAGGTGTTGTTTCGTGTGCATCCGCTTGAAGCTAATCGattgatttttcaactCGGAAGTGCATCCCCAGAACTTGCAGTGGAAGCAGCAAAACTTGTAGCTAATGATGTTGCAGGCATTGACTTAAACTGTGGTTGCCCCAAACATTTTTCTGTACATGCTGGAATGGGAGCTGgccttttgaaaaatcaagaTCGTCTAGTCAGTATTCTCGATGCTCTAGTGAATGAGATCGGGAAGCCTTACAAAATTTCCATAAGTTGTAAAATTCGTTTATTAGAGACAAAAGAAGATACCCTAAAATTGGTAGAGCGCATATGCGATACAGGAGTTCGAGCAATCACTGTTCATTGCCGTACAACTCCAATGCGAAATACTGAGCCTGCAGATCGTAGTTATTTATCGGAAATTGTAGGCGTCTGTCGAAATAAAGATGTTTCGATCTTAGTAAATGGGGATGTCTTAAGCTATAATGATGGATTGGATGTTATTGAGAAATATGGAGTCGACGGTGTGCTTATCGCCAGAGCTGCTGAAAGGAACGTATCCTGTTTTCGAATAGAGGGCCCACTTTCTAGTTTTAAGGTTGCCGaggagtttttgaaaatg GCTCTTGAGGTTGATAATAATTTTGGGAATACtaaatattgtttaaatcaaatcatGCAGGGTTCATTTCGGAAAAATGTTCGACAACTCGCTCAGACTGCTAAAACTTATGAAGACTTGAAGAAGGCATTTGAGATCGAATACAAGCATTCGGATGCTTCATCGGTCTGCCCTactttagaaaaagaaaaatcattgGTTATATCTTTTGTAGATTTGCCCAGTTTTTTGGAGTCTTTATTAGCGTCCaatattttaaagcaaCTAAGTAGGCTTCATTTCACAAAAATCTTTGCAGTAAGTGAAGAGGAAGATATTTGCAAGCAGCTAGACGATATTCATGAGAAGTTTTTGTGCCACGGAATTGcactttctttaatttcagCTGATAACCTAGCTTCTGCAATCGCTAGTGCTCATCTGGTCATATGCATGGAAAAAGACGAATCTATTATGAATGAGGCTGTATGCgatcaaaaaataactaTTCGTTTGCCGATCAATTCCAATACGAATGAAGCTGTAGTGGAATGTGAAAATAAGTCAATGCAAAGCAAACATGCATTGGATATAATTCAAGAAAGGATAAAGGATTTAGAAGAGAAAGCTCAAGTCGTTTAG